In one Paramisgurnus dabryanus chromosome 21, PD_genome_1.1, whole genome shotgun sequence genomic region, the following are encoded:
- the asb8 gene encoding ankyrin repeat and SOCS box protein 8 translates to MSSTMWYIMQSIQSKYSLSERLIRTIAAIRSFPHDNVEDLIRRGADVNRMHGTLKPLHCACMVADADCVELLLEKGAEVNALDGYNRTALHYAAEKDEGCVELLLEYGAQPNALDGNKDTPLHWAAFKDNPECVRALLESGACPNVRDYNNDTPLSWAAMKGNLESVRVLLEYGAQVHVINLKGQTPISRLVALLARGLGTEQEEECLELLCRAAGRFEIRRADGSLPRELSKDPQLLARLTSLVAQPPSLRALARCAVRNSLGVQFLPSAVKQLPLPESVKEYVLLRD, encoded by the exons ATGAGCTCTACTATGTGGTACATCATGCAGAGTATTCAAAGCAAATACTCACTGTCGGAAAGACTCATTCGGACTATAGCAGCTATTCGTTCTTTTCCACATGATAATGTGGAAGATCTTATACGTAGG GGGGCGGATGTGAACAGGATGCATGGTACATTGAAGCCCCTGCACTGTGCCTGTATGGTGGCAGATGCTGATTGTGTGGAGCTTTTGCTGGAGAAAGGCGCAGAG GTAAACGCTTTGGATGGTTATAACCGCACCGCCTTGCATTATGCAGCAGAGAAGGATGAGGGTTGTGTGGAGCTCTTACTAGAATACGGGGCCCAACCTAATGCACTGGATGGCAACAAGGATACCCCACTGCACTGGGCCGCCTTCAAAGATAACCCAGAGTGTGTACGTGCACTGTTGGAGAGCGGCGCCTGCCCCAATGTCCGTGATTATAATAACGACACGCCCCTCAGTTGGGCGGCCATGAAGGGCAACCTGGAGAGTGTGCGTGTGTTGCTGGAGTACGGAGCTCAAGTCCATGTCATCAACTTAAAGGGCCAGACGCCGATATCACGGCTGGTGGCTCTGTTGGCTCGTGGCTTGGGAACGGAGCAGGAGGAAGAGTGTCTTGAGCTGCTATGCCGTGCCGCCGGGAGGTTTGAGATACGCAGGGCAGACGGCTCTTTACCACGTGAGCTCAGTAAAGATCCCCAGTTACTGGCTCGACTCACTAGCCTGGTGGCTCAGCCACCTTCGTTACGAGCATTGGCGCGGTGCGCTGTGCGTAATAGCCTTGGAGTGCAATTCCTCCCATCTGCGGTGAAACAACTCCCCCTACCAGAATCAGTGAAAGAATATGTGCTCCTCAGAGACTGA
- the larp4aa gene encoding la ribonucleoprotein 4Aa isoform X2 yields the protein MSSDQGGEPQLQEEAEPGPKTRGEEEITPGTGGDSGVMVTAKGAGLNPNAKVWQEIPATQTEAPADDTEASPWSQNNMAEGKQYTPGFSPIENHSISNAVVGVVNGMDPPDQSFSVCDHTTATNVESKIPEEQPLSEESLRESLKKELEFCFSRENLSKDLYLISQMDSDQFVPIWTIASMEGIKVLTTDMDLILEVLRSSPMVQVDEKGEKVRPNHKRCIIILREVPETTPVEEVEALFKNDDCPKVISVEFAHNNNWYITFQSDTDAQQAYRYLREEVKTFQGKPIMARIKAINTFFAKNGYRSLDCSVYPQQSHTQSQYSSPLFMQPVYSPQQQYPLYGIVPPTWTPSPTPYFETPLAPFPNSGFVNGFSSPGHYKNGSNSLNLGRPFSRNRNHVKPQTRTNDGLSSTVNPVALVDGLPGLHSPQLSNSSGPVLPSTELNSSFSHLASNESADDGTLGRGRRTTYRGTRRRRDDDRTAKPVSLSQVKIPPPKFDLAASNFPPLPGCSASPQGEPVLENRLSDVVRGLNRDKQQDTNKESTVSPTGPATEETVSRSIQPVVKTTAHVPDPVTSSSNPLEKKLEKAEPPVYKEMPVTSAPVAVVTPTPSQTAPGPKLQSNSTTPAAPQSNTAPSSTPVLEPRKLSYAEVCQRPPKDPPPPAPASSPNNATAQPLRELRVNKVDEQPTSPANKPERPQETGGNCKAREGRPARDSQGFSRSNGPPRANTGGFKLREQQRRPPFGHRGSPQGGSRHTGKEQNIPPISPK from the exons ATGAGTTCAGACCAGGGCGGAGAGCCGCAGCTGCAGGAGGAGGCTGAGCCGGGACCCAAAACCCGTGGGGAGGAAGAGATCACACCCGGGACCGGGGGAGACTCAGGCGTCATG GTCACTGCTAAAGGAGCTGGTCTAAACCCTAATGCCAAGGTGTGGCAGGAGATCCCTGCAACACAAACTGAGGCTCCTGCGGATGACACTGAGGCCTCCCCCTGGTCCCAGAACAATATGGCTGAAG GTAAACAATACACACCAGGCTTTTCCCCAATAGAGAACCACAGCATCTCTAATGCTGTAGTCGGTGTGGTGAATGGTATGGATCCCCCTGACCAAAGCTTCTCGGTTTGTGATCACACTACAGCAACTAATG TGGAGTCCAAGATCCCTGAGGAACAGCCTCTCTCTGAGGAGTCTTTGCGCGAGTCTCTTAAAAAAGAACTGGAGTTTTGTTTCTCCAG GGAGAACTTATCTAAGGATCTTTATCTAATATCTCAAATGGACAGTGACCAGTTTGTCCCCATTTGGACTATTGCCAGCATGGAAGGAATCAAAGTCCTCACAACTGACATGGACCTGATACTAGAAGTCCTGCgat CATCTCCTATGGTCCAAGTTGACGAGAAGGGGGAGAAAGTGCGGCCAAATCACAAGCGTTGCATCATTATTCTACGAGAAGTCCCGGAGACGACACCTGTTGAG GAAGTGGAAGCCTTGTTTAAAAATGACGACTGTCCTAAAGTAATAAGTGTGGAGTTTGCACATAACAACAACTGGTATATTACATTCCAATCCGATACAGATGCTCAACAG GCATACAGATATTTAAGGGAAGAAGTAAAGACATTTCAGGGAAAACCAATTATG GCCAGAATTAAAGCCATCAACACATTCTTTGCCAAGAATGGTTACCGCAGCCTGGACTGCAGTGTCTACCCTCAGCAATCTCATACACAGTCCCAGTACAGCTCCCCTCTCTTCATGCAGCCCGTTTACAGTCCCCAGCAGCAGTACCCACTGTATGGCATAGTACCCCCGACCTGGACACCATCTCCGACTCCATACTTTGAGACTCCTCTG GCACCTTTTCCCAACAGTGGTTTCGTCAATGGCTTTAGCTCACCTGGACACTACAAAAATGGCTCAAATTCTCTTAACCTTGGCCGTCCGTTCAGCAGGAACCG GAACCACGTAAAGCCTCAAACGAGGACTAATGATGGACTGTCTTCCACTGTGAACCCCGTGGCTCTTGTAGATGGACTGCCTGGCCTACACAGTCCACAGCTTTCCAACAGCAGTGGACCAGTGCTACCATCCACTGAGCTTAACTCTTCTTTCTCACACCTCGCTTCCAATGAGTCAGCTGATGATGGTACCTTGGGACGTGGAAG GAGAACGACGTACAGAGGCACTCGAAGACGACGAGATGATGACCGCACGGca AAACCAGTTTCTCTGTCTCAAGTAAAAATCCCACCCCCCAAGTTTGACCTGGCTGCCTCCAACTTCCCTCCGCTGCCTGGATGCTCTGCCAGTCCGCAGGGGGAGCCTGTGTTGGAGAACCGCCTCTCTGATGTTGTACGTGGCCTGAATAGGGACAAG CAACAGGATACAAACAAAGAGTCCACTGTGAGTCCCACAGGCCCAGCCACAGAGGAGACCGTCTCTAGGTCCATCCAGCCTGTAGTCAAGACAACTGCGCATGTCCCTGACCCTGTGACCTCCAG CTCGAACCCCCTGGAAAAGAAACTGGAGAAGGCGGAGCCTCCTGTCTATAAAGAGATGCCTGTGACTTCTGCCCCCGTCGCAGTGGTGACACCCACCCCTTCACAAACAGCACCTGGTCCGAAGCTTCAGTCCAACTCGACCACTCCTGCAGCCCCCCAGTCTAACACCGCCCCCTCAAGTACCCCGGTGCTG gaACCACGCAAGCTCAGTTATGCTGAAGTATGTCAGCGACCCCCTAAGGATCCCCCTCCTCCAGCACCTGCTTCCAGCCCCAACAATGCAACAGCACAGCCTCTAAGAGAGCTGCGTGTCAACAAGGTGGACGAGCAGCCCACCAGCCCTGCAAACAAACCGGAGCGGCCTCAGGAAACGGGGGGTAACTGCAAGGCCAGGGAGGGCCGACCGGCCCGTGACTCCCAAGGCTTTAGCCGCAGCAACGGACCCCCCAGAGCCAATACAGGGGGGTTCAAGCTACGCGAGCAGCAGAGACGCCCTCCTTTTGGCCATCGCGGTTCCCCCCAGGGAGGTTCCAGACACACTGGAAAAGAGCAGAACATCCCACCCATATCGCCAAAGTAA
- the larp4aa gene encoding la ribonucleoprotein 4Aa isoform X1 yields MSSDQGGEPQLQEEAEPGPKTRGEEEITPGTGGDSGVMVTAKGAGLNPNAKVWQEIPATQTEAPADDTEASPWSQNNMAEGKQYTPGFSPIENHSISNAVVGVVNGMDPPDQSFSVCDHTTATNVESKIPEEQPLSEESLRESLKKELEFCFSRENLSKDLYLISQMDSDQFVPIWTIASMEGIKVLTTDMDLILEVLRSSPMVQVDEKGEKVRPNHKRCIIILREVPETTPVEEVEALFKNDDCPKVISVEFAHNNNWYITFQSDTDAQQAYRYLREEVKTFQGKPIMARIKAINTFFAKNGYRSLDCSVYPQQSHTQSQYSSPLFMQPVYSPQQQYPLYGIVPPTWTPSPTPYFETPLAPFPNSGFVNGFSSPGHYKNGSNSLNLGRPFSRNRVPLYSRKNVINAFRNHVKPQTRTNDGLSSTVNPVALVDGLPGLHSPQLSNSSGPVLPSTELNSSFSHLASNESADDGTLGRGRRTTYRGTRRRRDDDRTAKPVSLSQVKIPPPKFDLAASNFPPLPGCSASPQGEPVLENRLSDVVRGLNRDKQQDTNKESTVSPTGPATEETVSRSIQPVVKTTAHVPDPVTSSSNPLEKKLEKAEPPVYKEMPVTSAPVAVVTPTPSQTAPGPKLQSNSTTPAAPQSNTAPSSTPVLEPRKLSYAEVCQRPPKDPPPPAPASSPNNATAQPLRELRVNKVDEQPTSPANKPERPQETGGNCKAREGRPARDSQGFSRSNGPPRANTGGFKLREQQRRPPFGHRGSPQGGSRHTGKEQNIPPISPK; encoded by the exons ATGAGTTCAGACCAGGGCGGAGAGCCGCAGCTGCAGGAGGAGGCTGAGCCGGGACCCAAAACCCGTGGGGAGGAAGAGATCACACCCGGGACCGGGGGAGACTCAGGCGTCATG GTCACTGCTAAAGGAGCTGGTCTAAACCCTAATGCCAAGGTGTGGCAGGAGATCCCTGCAACACAAACTGAGGCTCCTGCGGATGACACTGAGGCCTCCCCCTGGTCCCAGAACAATATGGCTGAAG GTAAACAATACACACCAGGCTTTTCCCCAATAGAGAACCACAGCATCTCTAATGCTGTAGTCGGTGTGGTGAATGGTATGGATCCCCCTGACCAAAGCTTCTCGGTTTGTGATCACACTACAGCAACTAATG TGGAGTCCAAGATCCCTGAGGAACAGCCTCTCTCTGAGGAGTCTTTGCGCGAGTCTCTTAAAAAAGAACTGGAGTTTTGTTTCTCCAG GGAGAACTTATCTAAGGATCTTTATCTAATATCTCAAATGGACAGTGACCAGTTTGTCCCCATTTGGACTATTGCCAGCATGGAAGGAATCAAAGTCCTCACAACTGACATGGACCTGATACTAGAAGTCCTGCgat CATCTCCTATGGTCCAAGTTGACGAGAAGGGGGAGAAAGTGCGGCCAAATCACAAGCGTTGCATCATTATTCTACGAGAAGTCCCGGAGACGACACCTGTTGAG GAAGTGGAAGCCTTGTTTAAAAATGACGACTGTCCTAAAGTAATAAGTGTGGAGTTTGCACATAACAACAACTGGTATATTACATTCCAATCCGATACAGATGCTCAACAG GCATACAGATATTTAAGGGAAGAAGTAAAGACATTTCAGGGAAAACCAATTATG GCCAGAATTAAAGCCATCAACACATTCTTTGCCAAGAATGGTTACCGCAGCCTGGACTGCAGTGTCTACCCTCAGCAATCTCATACACAGTCCCAGTACAGCTCCCCTCTCTTCATGCAGCCCGTTTACAGTCCCCAGCAGCAGTACCCACTGTATGGCATAGTACCCCCGACCTGGACACCATCTCCGACTCCATACTTTGAGACTCCTCTG GCACCTTTTCCCAACAGTGGTTTCGTCAATGGCTTTAGCTCACCTGGACACTACAAAAATGGCTCAAATTCTCTTAACCTTGGCCGTCCGTTCAGCAGGAACCG TGTTCCACTCTATTCAAGAAAGAATGTTATAAATGCCTTCAG GAACCACGTAAAGCCTCAAACGAGGACTAATGATGGACTGTCTTCCACTGTGAACCCCGTGGCTCTTGTAGATGGACTGCCTGGCCTACACAGTCCACAGCTTTCCAACAGCAGTGGACCAGTGCTACCATCCACTGAGCTTAACTCTTCTTTCTCACACCTCGCTTCCAATGAGTCAGCTGATGATGGTACCTTGGGACGTGGAAG GAGAACGACGTACAGAGGCACTCGAAGACGACGAGATGATGACCGCACGGca AAACCAGTTTCTCTGTCTCAAGTAAAAATCCCACCCCCCAAGTTTGACCTGGCTGCCTCCAACTTCCCTCCGCTGCCTGGATGCTCTGCCAGTCCGCAGGGGGAGCCTGTGTTGGAGAACCGCCTCTCTGATGTTGTACGTGGCCTGAATAGGGACAAG CAACAGGATACAAACAAAGAGTCCACTGTGAGTCCCACAGGCCCAGCCACAGAGGAGACCGTCTCTAGGTCCATCCAGCCTGTAGTCAAGACAACTGCGCATGTCCCTGACCCTGTGACCTCCAG CTCGAACCCCCTGGAAAAGAAACTGGAGAAGGCGGAGCCTCCTGTCTATAAAGAGATGCCTGTGACTTCTGCCCCCGTCGCAGTGGTGACACCCACCCCTTCACAAACAGCACCTGGTCCGAAGCTTCAGTCCAACTCGACCACTCCTGCAGCCCCCCAGTCTAACACCGCCCCCTCAAGTACCCCGGTGCTG gaACCACGCAAGCTCAGTTATGCTGAAGTATGTCAGCGACCCCCTAAGGATCCCCCTCCTCCAGCACCTGCTTCCAGCCCCAACAATGCAACAGCACAGCCTCTAAGAGAGCTGCGTGTCAACAAGGTGGACGAGCAGCCCACCAGCCCTGCAAACAAACCGGAGCGGCCTCAGGAAACGGGGGGTAACTGCAAGGCCAGGGAGGGCCGACCGGCCCGTGACTCCCAAGGCTTTAGCCGCAGCAACGGACCCCCCAGAGCCAATACAGGGGGGTTCAAGCTACGCGAGCAGCAGAGACGCCCTCCTTTTGGCCATCGCGGTTCCCCCCAGGGAGGTTCCAGACACACTGGAAAAGAGCAGAACATCCCACCCATATCGCCAAAGTAA